A window from Theobroma cacao cultivar B97-61/B2 chromosome 3, Criollo_cocoa_genome_V2, whole genome shotgun sequence encodes these proteins:
- the LOC18604820 gene encoding flavonoid 3'-monooxygenase, protein MASFLLYSILSAVFLYFIFATLRKRHRLPLPPGPKPWPIIGNLPHMGPVPHHSLAALAKVYGPLMHLRLGFVDVVVAASASVAAQFLKVHDANFSSRPPNSGAKYVAYNYQDLVFAPYGPRWRMLRKISSVHLFSGKALDDFRHVRQDEVGVLVRALADAKTKVNLGQLLNVCTVNALGRVMLGKRVFGDGSGKADPEADEFKSMVVELMVLAGVVNIGDFIPALEWLDLQGVQAKMKKLHKRFDRFLSAILEEHKIKARDGSGQHKDLLSTFISLEDADGEGGKLTDTEIKALLLNMFTAGTDTSSSTVEWAIAELIRHPKILAQVRKELDSVVGRDRLVSDLDLPNLTYFQAVIKETFRLHPSTPLSLPRMASESCEINGYHIPKGATLLVNVWAIARDPDEWKDPLEFRPERFLPGGERPNADVRGNDFEVIPFGAGRRICAGMSLGLRMVQLLAATLVHAFDWELADGLMPEKLNMEEAFGLTLQRAAPLMVHPRPRLSPRAY, encoded by the exons ATGGCTTCATTTCTTCTGTACTCTATACTCTCTGCAGTTTTTCTGTATTTCATTTTCGCTACCCTGAGGAAGCGCCACCGTCTGCCTCTCCCTCCGGGCCCAAAACCATGGCCGATCATTGGAAACTTGCCTCATATGGGCCCAGTGCCTCACCACAGCTTAGCAGCCTTGGCCAAAGTTTATGGGCCCCTCATGCACCTGAGGTTAGGATTCGTGGACGTGGTGGTGGCGGCGTCGGCATCCGTGGCGGCCCAATTCTTGAAGGTGCATGACGCCAATTTCTCTAGCCGGCCGCCCAATTCTGGTGCCAAGTATGTTGCTTATAACTACCAGGACCTGGTGTTTGCGCCTTATGGACCCAGGTGGCGGATGCTCCGTAAAATCAGCTCCGTCCATCTATTCTCCGGCAAGGCTTTGGATGACTTTAGACACGTTCGCCAG GATGAGGTAGGGGTGCTGGTACGAGCTTTGGCAGATGCTAAAACAAAGGTGAACTTGGGACAGCTGCTGAACGTGTGCACAGTGAATGCGCTAGGGCGGGTGATGCTTGGGAAAAGGGTGTTCGGTGACGGTAGCGGGAAGGCTGATCCGGAAGCGGATGAATTCAAGTCCATGGTTGTGGAGCTGATGGTCTTGGCTGGGGTTGTCAACATTGGTGACTTCATTCCAGCGCTGGAGTGGCTAGACTTACAGGGGGTACAAGCCAAAATGAAGAAACTCCACAAGAGATTTGACAGGTTTTTGAGTGCTATTCTTGAGGAACACAAAATCAAGGCTCGAGATGGCAGTGGGCAGCACAAGGATTTGCTTAGTACGTTTATTTCTTTGGAGGATGCTGACGGCGAAGGAGGAAAGCTCACCGATACTGAAATCAAAGCATTGCTCTTG AACATGTTCACAGCTGGTACTGATACCTCATCAAGCACTGTGGAGTGGGCGATAGCAGAGCTTATTAGGCATCCCAAGATCTTAGCCCAAGTCCGAAAAGAGTTGGACTCAGTTGTGGGCCGAGACCGGCTTGTCTCGGACTTAGACCTACCCAATCTCACTTATTTCCAAGCTGTAATCAAGGAAACCTTCCGGCTGCATCCATCAACACCACTCTCCCTCCCTCGGATGGCATCCGAGAGCTGTGAGATCAATGGCTACCACATCCCTAAGGGTGCCACACTGTTGGTCAACGTATGGGCCATAGCTCGTGACCCTGACGAGTGGAAGGACCCGTTGGAGTTCCGGCCCGAAAGGTTTTTACCCGGGGGTGAAAGGCCCAACGCTGATGTCAGGGGAAATGATTTTGAGGTTATACCATTTGGCGCTGGACGTAGAATATGTGCGGGCATGAGCTTAGGGTTGCGCATGGTGCAACTATTAGCGGCTACGTTGGTGCATGCTTTCGACTGGGAGCTGGCTGATGGATTAATGCCTGAGAAGCTGAACATGGAGGAAGCTTTCGGCTTGACGTTACAACGAGCCGCGCCATTGATGGTGCACCCCAGGCCACGGTTATCCCCGCGTGCTTATTAA